A region of Burkholderiales bacterium JOSHI_001 DNA encodes the following proteins:
- a CDS encoding glycosyl transferase (PFAM: Glycosyl transferase family 2) translates to MTTVDICIATYKRAEWLKQLLDSLADQDLPEATRMRAIVVDNDPAESGRAVVERFASDRLQVVYFTQQVKNISLTRNVALDHAEADWLALVDDDEFVPRHWLSTLLACQRRFEADAVFGPVGGLLPADAPAWIRSGGFFDPQVRSTGSVLPFGACNNALLSKRLLRNGIRFDPRFGLTGGEDTHFFHRLSSQGARLIWCQEAQVSEHLPAARLSLGWILRRQFRGGQSYADIVGRPNGPLRVLGWLSVRTGLLLAALAWAVLSIPGGFGAVLRAFGKVAANAGQISTVFHYRFNEYR, encoded by the coding sequence ATGACCACCGTTGACATCTGCATCGCCACCTACAAGCGCGCCGAGTGGCTGAAGCAGTTGCTCGACAGCCTGGCAGACCAGGACCTGCCCGAAGCCACCCGGATGCGCGCCATCGTGGTCGACAATGACCCCGCCGAGTCCGGCCGGGCCGTGGTGGAGCGTTTCGCCTCGGACCGGCTGCAGGTGGTTTACTTCACGCAGCAGGTCAAGAACATCTCGCTCACCCGGAATGTGGCCCTCGACCATGCCGAGGCCGACTGGCTTGCACTGGTCGATGACGATGAATTTGTGCCCCGCCATTGGCTGAGCACCCTGTTGGCATGCCAGCGGCGCTTTGAGGCCGATGCAGTGTTTGGCCCGGTGGGGGGCTTGCTGCCGGCGGATGCGCCCGCGTGGATTCGCAGCGGAGGCTTCTTCGACCCGCAGGTCCGCAGCACCGGGTCCGTGCTTCCCTTCGGCGCCTGCAACAACGCACTGCTGTCAAAGCGCTTGCTTCGCAACGGAATTCGCTTCGACCCGCGCTTCGGCCTGACCGGGGGCGAGGACACCCACTTTTTTCACCGCCTGTCCAGTCAGGGTGCACGCTTGATCTGGTGCCAGGAGGCACAGGTCAGCGAGCACCTGCCTGCCGCGCGCCTGTCGCTGGGCTGGATTCTGCGGCGCCAGTTCCGCGGTGGCCAGTCCTATGCCGACATCGTGGGGCGACCGAACGGCCCCTTGCGGGTGCTGGGGTGGCTGTCCGTCAGAACGGGTCTGCTGCTGGCTGCGCTGGCATGGGCGGTGTTGTCCATCCCCGGGGGCTTCGGTGCCGTGCTTCGCGCCTTCGGCAAGGTCGCTGCGAATGCCGGACAGATCAGCACGGTGTTCCACTACCGCTTCAATGAATATCGGTAA
- a CDS encoding glycosyltransferase (PFAM: Glycosyl transferases group 1), which yields MPLPVPALPPPDASPAPASPEHRIRLAVVTNIPAPYRVPVYNLLAQDPGIELRVFYAAHTEPDRQWDLPPLAHEHEYLDGRLVERQGRFIHYNPDIWGALTRFRPQVVITTGYNPTHLMAVAYAVLNGAAHVVMTDGTQASEARLSPVHRLVRHLVFAFSRSFAVASHGGFRLLRGFGVPKDRIHFSPLCANTTANWSPDGSAPRDIDLLFSGRLAPVKNGGFALRVAQGVAQRLGRPVTMAFLGSGPQEGDLRALADTLGPQVQVQFVGHVTQGDLPGWYRRSRIFLFPSLWDPWGVVANEAALAGVPVIVSPHAGAAGEIVRDGVSGHVLPLEVPLWVDAATQLLQDPALHQRFQAAGLACVAPFSMANAAAGMADATRQAVGITPPLPESRFVRRPRVVCVQRRLPHYREALFRHLRDNLEARGIEFVLVHGDASPAELSKGDSGRLTWARKVPCRYLAGGRLVWQPLRDELVGADLVIVTQENSLIYNLALMTVRRPPRLAYWGHGRNFQAQRPQGLSERLKRLLATRVDWWFAYTGLTARYLQSLGFPAEHICTVKNAVDTSALARQCATITAQDVQDFRARHLLGDGPIGLYIGSLYPEKRIPFLLQAAQALAQQVPGFRLVVVGNGPDAALVKAAATQHPWLRFLGAQYGRDKAVCLRAAQLLLNPGLVGLGILDAFVAGLPMVTTDCHLHSPEIDYLRHGENGLMTADELGAFVSACADLLTRPDAHRRLSEGAARDAALYTIETMSENMAEGIARAVQVLG from the coding sequence GTGCCCCTTCCCGTGCCCGCCCTGCCGCCACCAGACGCTTCCCCTGCCCCTGCCAGCCCTGAGCACCGCATCCGCCTGGCGGTGGTGACCAACATCCCGGCGCCCTATCGGGTGCCGGTTTACAACCTGCTGGCGCAGGACCCTGGCATCGAATTGCGCGTGTTCTACGCCGCGCACACCGAGCCGGACCGCCAATGGGACCTGCCCCCGCTGGCGCATGAGCACGAGTACCTCGATGGCAGGCTGGTGGAGCGCCAGGGCCGCTTCATCCACTACAACCCTGACATCTGGGGGGCGCTGACCCGCTTCAGGCCGCAGGTGGTGATCACCACCGGCTACAACCCCACGCACCTGATGGCGGTAGCCTACGCGGTGCTGAACGGCGCGGCCCATGTGGTGATGACCGATGGCACCCAGGCGTCGGAAGCGCGGCTCAGCCCGGTGCACCGGTTGGTGCGGCACCTGGTGTTCGCCTTCAGCCGCAGCTTCGCGGTGGCCAGCCATGGCGGCTTCCGGCTGCTGCGCGGATTTGGCGTGCCCAAGGACCGCATCCACTTCTCGCCGCTGTGTGCCAACACCACCGCCAACTGGTCGCCCGACGGCAGCGCGCCGCGCGACATCGACCTGCTGTTCAGCGGGCGTCTGGCCCCGGTGAAAAACGGCGGCTTTGCACTGCGGGTGGCCCAGGGCGTGGCCCAGCGCCTGGGCCGGCCGGTGACCATGGCCTTCCTGGGCAGCGGCCCCCAGGAAGGCGACCTGCGCGCTCTGGCCGACACCCTGGGACCGCAGGTCCAGGTGCAGTTTGTCGGGCATGTGACGCAAGGCGATCTGCCGGGTTGGTACCGGCGTTCCCGAATCTTCCTGTTCCCATCGCTGTGGGACCCCTGGGGCGTGGTGGCCAACGAAGCGGCGCTGGCCGGCGTGCCGGTGATCGTGTCGCCGCACGCGGGCGCGGCCGGCGAGATCGTGCGCGACGGCGTCAGCGGCCACGTGCTGCCGCTGGAGGTGCCTCTGTGGGTGGACGCCGCCACCCAGTTGCTGCAGGACCCTGCGCTGCACCAGCGCTTCCAGGCCGCCGGCCTGGCCTGCGTGGCCCCATTCAGCATGGCCAATGCCGCCGCCGGCATGGCCGACGCCACGCGGCAGGCGGTCGGCATCACCCCGCCGCTGCCGGAAAGCCGCTTCGTGCGGCGCCCGCGCGTGGTGTGCGTGCAGCGCCGCCTGCCCCACTACCGCGAGGCCCTGTTCCGGCACCTGCGCGACAACCTGGAAGCGCGTGGCATCGAATTCGTGCTGGTGCACGGCGACGCTTCGCCGGCTGAACTCAGCAAGGGCGACAGTGGCCGGCTCACCTGGGCGCGCAAGGTGCCCTGCCGCTACCTGGCCGGCGGGCGCCTGGTGTGGCAGCCGCTGCGCGACGAACTGGTGGGCGCCGACCTGGTGATCGTGACGCAGGAAAACAGCCTGATCTACAACCTGGCCTTGATGACCGTGCGTCGGCCGCCGCGCCTGGCCTACTGGGGCCACGGCCGCAACTTCCAGGCCCAACGTCCGCAGGGCCTGTCGGAACGCCTGAAGCGCCTGCTGGCCACGCGGGTGGACTGGTGGTTCGCCTACACCGGGCTCACCGCCCGCTACCTGCAGAGCCTGGGTTTCCCGGCCGAACACATTTGCACGGTGAAGAACGCGGTGGACACCTCTGCGCTGGCCCGGCAATGCGCGACGATCACGGCGCAGGACGTGCAGGATTTTCGTGCACGCCACCTACTGGGCGACGGTCCCATCGGCCTGTACATCGGCTCGCTGTACCCGGAAAAGCGCATCCCCTTCCTGCTGCAGGCCGCGCAGGCGCTGGCGCAACAGGTGCCCGGCTTCCGCCTGGTGGTGGTAGGCAACGGGCCGGACGCCGCGCTGGTGAAGGCCGCGGCCACGCAGCACCCCTGGCTGCGCTTCCTGGGCGCCCAGTACGGCCGCGACAAGGCGGTGTGCCTGCGCGCTGCGCAGCTGCTGCTGAACCCTGGCCTGGTGGGCCTGGGCATCCTGGATGCCTTCGTGGCCGGGCTGCCCATGGTCACCACCGACTGCCACCTGCATTCGCCCGAGATCGACTACCTGCGCCACGGCGAGAACGGCCTGATGACGGCCGATGAGCTGGGGGCTTTCGTCAGCGCCTGTGCGGACCTGCTGACCCGCCCCGACGCACACCGCCGCCTGAGCGAAGGCGCGGCCCGGGACGCGGCGCTTTACACCATCGAAACCATGAGCGAGAACATGGCCGAAGGCATTGCCAGGGCGGTTCAGGTGCTGGGCTGA
- a CDS encoding exopolysaccharide biosynthesis protein, WecB/TagA/CpsF family (PFAM: Glycosyl transferase WecB/TagA/CpsF family~TIGRFAM: bacterial polymer biosynthesis proteins, WecB/TagA/CpsF family), protein MNDNTRHTLPVLGAPIDVVGWDSALARLADWAARHESRYVCICNVHSVVTASGDPSFMRSLAGADMATPDGAPVAWMLRRLGATGQPRVSGPDLMLAYCQAASERGESIFLYGSTPQTLETLQLRLRERWPALKIAGAISPPFRPLTDAEDQAHVRAINASGAGTVWVSLGCPKQEHWMAQHRGCVNAVMVGVGAAFDFHAGTVARAPAWMRDNGLEWLHRLLSEPGRLWKRYLVTNTLFIVRALRQLLWPGQRTPR, encoded by the coding sequence ATGAACGACAACACCCGCCACACCCTGCCCGTGCTGGGCGCGCCCATCGACGTGGTGGGCTGGGACAGCGCCCTGGCGCGCCTGGCCGACTGGGCGGCGCGACATGAAAGCCGCTATGTGTGCATCTGCAATGTGCACTCGGTGGTGACAGCCTCTGGCGACCCCAGCTTCATGCGCAGCCTGGCCGGCGCCGACATGGCCACGCCCGACGGCGCGCCGGTGGCCTGGATGCTGCGGCGCCTGGGCGCCACCGGCCAGCCGCGCGTGAGCGGCCCCGACCTGATGCTGGCCTATTGCCAGGCTGCCAGCGAGCGTGGCGAATCCATCTTTCTGTACGGCAGCACGCCGCAAACCCTGGAAACGCTGCAACTGCGCCTGCGCGAGCGCTGGCCCGCGCTGAAGATTGCCGGCGCCATCTCGCCACCCTTCCGCCCCCTGACGGACGCGGAGGACCAGGCCCATGTGCGCGCCATCAACGCCAGCGGTGCCGGCACAGTGTGGGTGAGCCTGGGCTGCCCCAAGCAGGAACACTGGATGGCGCAGCACCGCGGCTGCGTGAACGCGGTGATGGTGGGCGTGGGCGCGGCCTTCGACTTCCACGCCGGCACCGTGGCCCGGGCCCCGGCCTGGATGCGCGACAACGGCCTGGAGTGGCTGCACCGCCTGCTGTCCGAACCGGGCCGGCTGTGGAAGCGCTACCTGGTGACGAACACGCTGTTCATCGTGCGCGCGCTGCGCCAGTTGCTGTGGCCGGGTCAGCGCACCCCGAGATGA
- a CDS encoding glycosyltransferase (PFAM: Glycosyl transferases group 1), with protein MHMPLRILIAHNTYQQRGGEDAVVEAEVALLRAHGHEVRLYQRSNDDINSMSKASAALQTLWSSRTQNDAAALFAQFQPQVLHAHNTFPLISPSLYWAAARARVPVVQTLHNFRLICPQALLMREGQVCEDCVGHIPWRAARHACYRSSVAQSAVVAGMVQMHRALGTWQHKVARYIALNAFCRDRFVAGGLPRERIRIKPNFVDLPEPPAGPRQGLLFVGRLSEEKGVGVLAAAAAMGPPGMSVQVVGGGPLQSLLQASNQVSLLGALAPAEVYQAMGRARALLVPSIWYENFPRTVVEAFACGTPVIASRIGALATLVDDGRTGLLFKPGDAADLAVKMAWAQAHPDEMAAMGRQARAHYERELTGESNQRQLLAIYDEAMAEGPA; from the coding sequence ATGCACATGCCCCTGCGCATCCTGATCGCCCACAACACCTACCAGCAACGCGGCGGGGAAGACGCCGTGGTGGAAGCCGAAGTGGCGCTGCTGCGCGCACACGGCCACGAGGTGCGGCTGTACCAGCGCAGCAACGACGACATCAACAGCATGTCCAAGGCCAGCGCGGCACTGCAGACCCTGTGGTCAAGCCGCACGCAAAACGACGCCGCAGCGCTGTTCGCTCAGTTCCAGCCCCAGGTGCTGCACGCCCACAACACCTTTCCATTGATCTCGCCGTCGCTGTACTGGGCTGCGGCGCGTGCCCGCGTCCCCGTGGTGCAGACCTTGCACAACTTCCGCCTGATCTGCCCCCAGGCCCTGCTGATGCGCGAGGGCCAGGTGTGCGAAGACTGCGTGGGCCACATCCCCTGGCGCGCGGCGCGACATGCGTGCTATCGCTCATCCGTGGCGCAAAGTGCAGTGGTCGCTGGCATGGTTCAGATGCACCGTGCGCTGGGCACCTGGCAGCACAAGGTGGCGCGTTACATCGCACTGAACGCGTTCTGCCGCGACCGCTTCGTGGCAGGCGGCCTGCCTCGCGAGCGCATTCGCATCAAACCCAATTTTGTAGACCTCCCAGAGCCCCCGGCGGGTCCGCGCCAGGGCCTTTTGTTCGTGGGCCGGCTGTCGGAAGAAAAAGGCGTGGGCGTGCTGGCGGCCGCGGCTGCAATGGGACCGCCCGGCATGTCCGTGCAGGTGGTCGGTGGTGGCCCGCTGCAGAGCCTGCTTCAGGCGTCCAACCAGGTGTCTTTGTTGGGCGCCCTGGCACCCGCCGAGGTTTACCAGGCCATGGGACGGGCCCGCGCGCTGCTGGTGCCCAGCATCTGGTACGAGAACTTTCCGCGCACGGTGGTGGAAGCCTTCGCCTGCGGCACACCGGTGATCGCCAGCCGCATTGGTGCACTGGCCACTCTGGTGGACGACGGCCGCACCGGCCTGCTGTTCAAGCCCGGAGACGCCGCCGACCTGGCCGTCAAGATGGCCTGGGCGCAGGCGCATCCGGATGAAATGGCGGCCATGGGCCGCCAGGCCCGCGCGCACTACGAACGCGAACTGACCGGTGAGTCCAACCAGCGGCAACTGCTGGCCATCTACGACGAAGCCATGGCCGAGGGTCCGGCATGA
- a CDS encoding methylase involved in ubiquinone/menaquinone biosynthesis (PFAM: Methyltransferase domain) — MDNPLEASYSRQRVHGRDMDLPSCYTAPESVDNWRHNRMRANALPLLQACPGSTWLTIGDGAYGSDAHFLKAHGANVVASSLVADRLEVAQERGYIDSFLEINAEAIDTASDSYDFVFCKEAYHHFPRPPVALFEMIRVARKAVVMVEPQEQTGALNGLRTFIKRVLRGDTTTEYEPAGNYIYRISVREVEKLMLAFGLTGLAYRPFNDFYWGKYANDAAGAGSHGLRVTRAGIAVQDALGRLGLMGPGLCCVVIFKTRPDAAWVDALVAQGFRMRSLPENPYAKA; from the coding sequence ATGGACAACCCGTTGGAAGCCAGCTACAGCCGGCAGCGCGTGCATGGTCGCGACATGGATCTGCCTTCTTGCTACACCGCGCCTGAGTCGGTGGACAACTGGCGGCACAACCGGATGCGTGCGAACGCCCTGCCTTTGCTCCAGGCCTGTCCCGGCAGCACCTGGTTAACCATCGGCGACGGCGCCTACGGCTCCGACGCCCATTTCCTCAAGGCGCATGGCGCCAACGTGGTGGCCAGCAGCCTGGTGGCCGACCGGCTGGAAGTGGCCCAGGAACGTGGCTACATCGACAGCTTCTTGGAGATCAATGCCGAGGCCATCGATACCGCCAGCGACAGCTACGACTTCGTCTTCTGCAAAGAGGCCTACCACCACTTTCCACGCCCACCGGTGGCGCTGTTTGAGATGATTCGCGTGGCCCGCAAGGCCGTTGTGATGGTGGAACCGCAGGAGCAGACCGGCGCGTTGAACGGCCTGCGGACCTTCATCAAGCGCGTCCTGCGAGGCGACACCACCACGGAGTACGAGCCTGCCGGCAACTACATCTATCGCATTTCGGTGCGTGAAGTCGAAAAGCTCATGCTGGCCTTCGGGCTGACCGGACTCGCCTACCGTCCGTTCAATGATTTCTACTGGGGCAAGTACGCCAACGACGCGGCCGGCGCTGGATCGCACGGACTGCGGGTCACCCGGGCCGGCATAGCGGTCCAGGATGCCCTGGGCCGCCTGGGTCTGATGGGGCCGGGACTGTGCTGTGTCGTGATCTTCAAGACGCGGCCTGACGCAGCATGGGTCGATGCACTGGTGGCGCAAGGCTTCCGCATGCGCAGCTTGCCCGAGAACCCCTACGCCAAGGCCTGA
- a CDS encoding dTDP-4-dehydrorhamnose 3,5-epimerase (PFAM: dTDP-4-dehydrorhamnose 3,5-epimerase~TIGRFAM: dTDP-4-dehydrorhamnose 3,5-epimerase), whose translation MKLTPTALPGVYLVEPAVFGDARGWFYESHSDAKFHAALKSAGQPLPRPFVQDNHSCSQAGVLRGLHYQLPPHPQGKLVRVVRGRVFDVAVDIRPGSRHFGRWTGAELSAENKRQLWIPEGFAHGFIALEDDTEFLYKTTDTYAPACERAIAWNDPAIGIEWPLPAGIGAPTLAAKDAAAVGLAQAELPR comes from the coding sequence ATGAAGCTGACCCCCACCGCCTTGCCGGGCGTTTACCTGGTCGAACCCGCCGTGTTCGGCGACGCCCGCGGCTGGTTCTACGAAAGCCACAGCGACGCCAAGTTCCATGCGGCGCTGAAAAGCGCGGGCCAGCCGCTGCCGCGCCCCTTCGTGCAGGACAACCACAGCTGCAGCCAGGCCGGCGTGCTGCGCGGCCTGCACTACCAACTGCCGCCGCACCCGCAGGGCAAGCTGGTGCGCGTGGTGCGGGGCCGCGTGTTCGACGTGGCGGTGGACATCCGCCCCGGCAGCCGCCACTTCGGGCGTTGGACCGGCGCCGAACTCAGCGCGGAAAACAAGCGGCAGCTGTGGATACCCGAAGGCTTCGCGCACGGCTTCATCGCGCTGGAAGACGACACCGAGTTCCTCTACAAGACCACCGACACCTACGCCCCGGCCTGCGAACGCGCCATCGCCTGGAACGACCCGGCCATCGGCATCGAATGGCCCCTGCCCGCCGGCATCGGCGCGCCCACGCTGGCGGCCAAGGACGCGGCGGCGGTGGGGCTGGCCCAGGCCGAATTGCCCCGCTGA
- a CDS encoding glucose-1-phosphate thymidylyltransferase, short form (PFAM: Nucleotidyl transferase~TIGRFAM: glucose-1-phosphate thymidylyltransferase, short form) — MQRKGIILAGGSGTRLHPATLAISKQLLPVYDKPMVYYPLTTLMLAGIRDILLISTPQDTPRFEALLGDGSRWGLNISYCVQPSPDGLAQAFILGRQFVGHHPSALVLGDNIFYGHDFAPLLHRAAGRDSGATVFAYHVTDPERYGVVAFDAQQRAISIEEKPKLPRSNYAVTGLYFYDKQVCDIAADIRPSARGELEITEVNARYLQHGQLDVEIMGRGYAWLDTGTHDSLLDAGQFIATLEKRQGLKVACPEEIAYRSGWIDAAQLEALAAPLLKNSYGQYLMHVMRDTVFSSEPVPAMARRMLAPHRSRPAAPLAYAPTS, encoded by the coding sequence ATGCAACGCAAAGGCATCATCCTGGCCGGCGGCAGCGGCACGCGGCTGCACCCGGCCACGCTGGCCATCAGCAAGCAACTGCTGCCGGTGTACGACAAGCCGATGGTCTACTACCCGTTGACCACGCTGATGCTGGCCGGCATCCGCGACATCCTGCTCATCAGCACACCGCAGGACACGCCGCGGTTCGAAGCGCTGCTGGGCGATGGCAGCCGCTGGGGGCTGAACATCAGCTACTGCGTGCAGCCCAGCCCGGACGGCCTGGCACAAGCCTTCATCCTGGGTCGCCAGTTCGTGGGCCATCACCCCAGCGCCCTGGTGCTGGGCGACAACATCTTCTACGGCCACGACTTCGCGCCCCTGCTGCACCGCGCGGCCGGCCGCGACAGCGGCGCCACGGTGTTCGCCTACCACGTGACCGACCCCGAACGCTACGGCGTGGTGGCCTTTGACGCCCAGCAGCGGGCCATCAGCATCGAGGAAAAACCCAAGCTGCCGCGGAGCAACTATGCGGTGACGGGCCTGTACTTCTACGACAAGCAGGTGTGCGACATCGCCGCCGACATCCGGCCCAGCGCACGCGGCGAACTGGAGATCACCGAGGTCAACGCGCGCTACCTGCAGCACGGGCAATTGGACGTGGAGATCATGGGGCGCGGCTATGCGTGGCTGGACACCGGCACGCACGACAGTCTGCTGGACGCAGGCCAGTTCATCGCCACGCTGGAAAAGCGCCAGGGCCTGAAAGTGGCCTGCCCGGAAGAGATCGCGTACCGTTCGGGCTGGATCGACGCCGCCCAGCTCGAAGCGCTGGCGGCACCGCTGCTCAAGAACAGCTATGGCCAGTACCTGATGCATGTGATGCGAGACACCGTGTTCAGCAGCGAGCCGGTACCGGCCATGGCCAGGCGGATGCTGGCGCCCCACCGAAGCCGGCCGGCGGCCCCGCTGGCTTACGCGCCGACGTCCTGA
- a CDS encoding dTDP-4-dehydrorhamnose reductase (PFAM: RmlD substrate binding domain~TIGRFAM: dTDP-4-dehydrorhamnose reductase): MKILLLGPNGQVGWELQRALAPLGDLVAADRHHDADADFSRPERLAALVQRVAPQVIVNAAAHTAVDKAESEPEQAHAVNASAPGVLAREAQALGAWLVHFSTDYVFDGSGHLPRAENAPTRPLSVYGRSKLEGEQRIAASGCRHLIFRTSWVYAARGGNFARTMLRLATERDSLNIINDQIGAPTGADLLADVTAHALRAAMARPELGGIYHCVAAGETSWHGYAQFVIEWARQNGQAVRVPPDRVMAIPSRDYPSPAQRPLNSRLDTTRLRSEFGLSLPDWKAGVERMLREVHDR, encoded by the coding sequence ATGAAGATCCTGCTGCTGGGGCCGAACGGCCAGGTGGGCTGGGAGTTGCAACGCGCGCTGGCGCCGCTGGGCGACCTGGTGGCGGCGGACCGCCACCACGATGCCGATGCCGACTTCAGCCGACCCGAGCGCCTGGCCGCGCTGGTGCAGCGCGTGGCCCCCCAGGTCATCGTCAATGCCGCCGCCCACACCGCGGTGGACAAGGCCGAGAGCGAGCCAGAACAGGCGCATGCCGTCAACGCCAGCGCTCCCGGCGTGCTGGCGCGCGAAGCGCAGGCGCTGGGCGCCTGGCTGGTGCACTTCAGCACCGACTACGTGTTCGACGGCAGCGGCCACCTGCCCCGTGCCGAAAACGCCCCTACCCGGCCCTTGTCCGTGTACGGCCGCAGCAAGCTGGAAGGCGAACAGCGCATCGCCGCCAGCGGCTGCCGGCACCTGATCTTCCGCACCAGCTGGGTGTACGCAGCGCGCGGCGGCAATTTCGCCCGCACCATGCTGAGGCTGGCGACCGAACGCGACAGCCTGAACATCATCAACGACCAGATCGGCGCGCCCACCGGCGCCGACCTCTTGGCTGACGTCACCGCCCATGCGCTGCGCGCCGCGATGGCGCGGCCCGAACTGGGCGGCATTTACCACTGCGTGGCTGCCGGTGAAACCAGCTGGCACGGCTACGCGCAATTCGTCATCGAATGGGCACGCCAGAACGGACAGGCGGTCCGGGTGCCACCGGACCGCGTGATGGCCATCCCGAGCCGCGACTATCCCAGCCCGGCGCAACGACCACTGAATTCGCGCCTGGACACAACACGGCTGCGGTCGGAATTCGGGCTCTCTTTGCCGGATTGGAAGGCAGGGGTCGAGCGCATGCTGCGCGAGGTTCACGACCGCTGA
- a CDS encoding dTDP-glucose 4,6-dehydratase (PFAM: NAD dependent epimerase/dehydratase family~TIGRFAM: dTDP-glucose 4,6-dehydratase), with protein sequence MTVLVTGGAGFIGSNFVLDWLAHPATRNEPLVNLDALTYAGNLANLASLQGDARHTFVHGDIGDRALVDSLLATHQPRAILHFAAESHVDRSIHGPGEFMRTNVQGTFTLLEAARAYWGGLTGDAKAGFRFHHVSTDEVYGSLGPNDPAFSETHPYEPNSPYSASKAASDHLVRAWHHTYGLPVLTTNCSNNYGPFHFPEKLIPLMIVNALAGKPLPIYGDGLQVRDWLYVSDHCSAIRAVLAGGQVGETYNVGGWNEKPNREIVHTVCALLDELRPSPQGPYTRLITHVTDRPGHDRRYAIDARKIERELGWRPAETFDTGIRKTVQWYLDHADWVASVQSGAYREWVQKQYAT encoded by the coding sequence ATGACCGTTCTCGTCACCGGCGGCGCCGGCTTCATCGGCAGCAACTTCGTGCTGGACTGGCTGGCCCACCCCGCCACCCGCAACGAGCCGCTGGTCAACCTGGACGCGCTGACCTACGCCGGCAACCTGGCCAACCTGGCCAGCCTGCAGGGTGATGCGCGCCACACCTTCGTGCACGGCGACATCGGCGACCGCGCCCTGGTGGACAGCCTGCTGGCCACGCACCAGCCGCGCGCCATCCTGCATTTCGCCGCCGAGAGCCACGTGGACCGCAGCATCCACGGCCCGGGCGAGTTCATGCGCACCAATGTGCAGGGCACCTTCACCCTGCTGGAAGCCGCCCGCGCGTACTGGGGCGGCCTGACGGGTGACGCCAAGGCGGGTTTCCGCTTTCACCATGTCAGCACCGACGAGGTGTACGGCAGCCTGGGCCCCAACGACCCCGCCTTCAGCGAAACCCACCCCTACGAACCCAACAGCCCGTATTCCGCCAGCAAGGCCGCCAGCGACCACCTGGTGCGGGCCTGGCACCACACCTACGGGCTGCCGGTGCTCACCACCAACTGCAGCAACAACTACGGGCCGTTCCACTTCCCCGAGAAGTTGATCCCGCTGATGATCGTCAATGCCCTGGCGGGCAAGCCACTGCCCATCTACGGCGACGGCCTGCAGGTGCGCGACTGGCTGTACGTCAGCGACCACTGCAGCGCCATCCGCGCCGTGCTGGCCGGCGGGCAAGTGGGCGAAACCTACAACGTCGGCGGCTGGAACGAAAAGCCCAACCGCGAGATCGTGCACACCGTGTGCGCGCTGCTCGACGAACTGCGGCCCAGCCCGCAGGGCCCCTACACCCGGCTGATCACCCATGTGACCGACCGCCCCGGCCACGACCGCCGCTACGCCATCGACGCCCGCAAGATCGAACGCGAACTGGGCTGGCGCCCGGCCGAGACCTTCGACACCGGCATCCGCAAGACGGTGCAGTGGTACCTGGACCATGCCGACTGGGTGGCCAGCGTGCAAAGCGGTGCCTACCGCGAGTGGGTGCAGAAGCAGTACGCCACATGA